A single window of Kitasatospora sp. HUAS MG31 DNA harbors:
- a CDS encoding DUF6084 family protein, with protein MSGLSFACTGVRADPYAAGPTLVFRLRITAAAGERVHALALRCQLRIEPARRGYSEAEGGRLVDLFGERSRWSGTLNPIQFAQVSLMVPGFTGETEADLVVPCSYDLDLAAGRYLRALEDGQAPLLLLFSGTAFTGPGGFQVAPVAWDRETSVALPVGVWQDMIEQHFPGCGWLRLPADLMDALLAYRSRRALPTWEATVRELLDAAGAPAALATAGEAVP; from the coding sequence GTGAGCGGACTGTCCTTCGCCTGCACCGGCGTCCGGGCCGATCCGTACGCGGCCGGGCCGACCCTGGTGTTCCGGCTGCGGATCACCGCCGCGGCCGGCGAGCGGGTGCACGCGCTGGCGCTCCGCTGCCAGCTGCGGATCGAGCCGGCCCGGCGCGGCTACAGCGAGGCCGAGGGCGGCCGGCTGGTCGACCTGTTCGGCGAGCGCTCGCGCTGGTCGGGCACGCTCAACCCGATCCAGTTCGCCCAGGTGTCGCTGATGGTCCCCGGCTTCACCGGGGAGACCGAGGCCGACCTGGTGGTGCCCTGCAGCTACGACCTGGACCTCGCCGCCGGCCGCTACCTGCGGGCCCTGGAGGACGGGCAGGCGCCGCTGCTGCTGCTGTTCTCCGGCACGGCGTTCACCGGCCCCGGCGGCTTCCAGGTCGCGCCGGTGGCCTGGGACAGGGAGACCTCGGTGGCGCTGCCGGTCGGGGTCTGGCAGGACATGATCGAGCAGCACTTCCCGGGCTGCGGCTGGCTGCGGCTGCCCGCCGACCTGATGGACGCGCTGCTCGCCTACCGCTCCCGCCGCGCCCTCCCCACCTGGGAGGCCACGGTCCGGGAGCTCCTGGACGCCGCCGGAGCCCCGGCGGCGCTGGCCACGGCTGGGGAGGCAGTGCCATGA
- a CDS encoding hydrogenase maturation protease: protein MNGAGGAAAGTPGRVLVAGVGNVFLGDDGFGVEAVRRLSASAAELPAGVEVVDFGVRGVHLAYQLLDGYRTLVLVDATQRGGEPGTVYLIEAAAGPVEAAEAALLDGHRMGPDAVLALLGTLSAGTDGTPPGRVLVVGCEPASLEEGMGLSAPVQAAVDEAVGVILRVLREEQEEERAKARPVEREASPC from the coding sequence GTGAACGGGGCCGGTGGGGCCGCCGCCGGGACGCCCGGTCGGGTGCTCGTCGCCGGGGTCGGCAACGTGTTCCTCGGCGACGACGGGTTCGGCGTGGAGGCGGTCCGGCGGCTGTCGGCATCGGCGGCGGAGTTGCCGGCCGGGGTGGAGGTGGTGGACTTCGGGGTCCGCGGCGTCCACCTGGCGTACCAACTCCTCGACGGGTACCGGACCCTGGTGCTGGTGGACGCCACGCAGCGCGGCGGCGAACCCGGGACGGTGTACCTGATCGAGGCCGCGGCCGGGCCGGTGGAGGCGGCGGAGGCGGCCCTGCTGGACGGGCACCGGATGGGTCCGGACGCGGTGCTCGCCCTGCTGGGGACGCTGAGCGCCGGCACGGACGGCACCCCGCCCGGGCGGGTGCTGGTGGTCGGCTGCGAGCCCGCGTCCCTGGAGGAGGGGATGGGCCTGAGCGCGCCGGTTCAGGCGGCGGTCGACGAGGCGGTGGGGGTGATCCTGCGCGTCCTGCGCGAGGAGCAGGAGGAGGAGCGGGCGAAGGCCCGCCCGGTGGAGAGAGAGGCGTCACCATGCTGA
- a CDS encoding DUF6893 family small protein, protein MLKVLFGGALGALFAAVVWQTLPDLRRYLRILRM, encoded by the coding sequence ATGCTGAAGGTCCTGTTCGGCGGAGCCCTCGGGGCGCTGTTCGCCGCCGTCGTCTGGCAGACCCTGCCGGACCTCAGGCGTTACCTGCGCATCCTGCGGATGTGA
- the hypA gene encoding hydrogenase maturation nickel metallochaperone HypA: MHEMSIAAAVVDQVAQAARVHGARGVRTVRIQVGELAGVVPDALDFCFELACTGTVVSGAELVAEPVAARARCTPCTVEWAVGMPPDLGCPQCGGARVELLSGRELQILGVEWADGPVNTPADQEG, translated from the coding sequence ATGCACGAGATGTCGATCGCGGCCGCGGTCGTGGACCAGGTGGCCCAGGCGGCGCGCGTCCACGGGGCGCGGGGGGTGCGGACGGTGCGGATCCAGGTCGGCGAGCTGGCCGGGGTGGTGCCCGACGCCCTCGACTTCTGCTTCGAACTCGCCTGCACCGGAACGGTGGTGTCCGGCGCCGAGCTGGTCGCCGAGCCGGTGGCCGCGCGCGCCCGGTGCACCCCGTGCACCGTCGAGTGGGCCGTCGGCATGCCACCGGACCTGGGCTGCCCGCAGTGCGGCGGTGCCCGGGTCGAGCTGCTGAGCGGCCGTGAACTGCAGATCCTCGGGGTGGAGTGGGCCGACGGCCCGGTGAACACCCCGGCCGATCAGGAAGGCTGA
- the hypB gene encoding hydrogenase nickel incorporation protein HypB — MCRMADLQQAVLARNDDSARELRAALAARGTVAVNLLSSPGSGKTALLEAELRLAGERGVPVAALTADLATENDAVRLARSGALVKQVLTDGLCHLEAVMLRGHLAGWLPPETRLLFVENVGNLVCPASYDLGESLRVVLASVTEGEDKPLKYPTAFGLAQLVVVTKTDIAAAVDFDEKAFLGNVARVNPGVEVVFTSAKTGQGVGTLLDRATALLEGAEAHRPVMAAAPVSGHGHSHDHGHDHGPGHAHDHDHGHPHPHPHPHAHLDAPAADAW; from the coding sequence ATGTGCCGAATGGCCGATCTCCAGCAGGCCGTACTGGCCCGGAACGACGACAGCGCCCGGGAGTTGCGGGCGGCGCTGGCCGCGCGCGGGACGGTCGCCGTCAACCTGCTCTCCAGCCCCGGCAGCGGCAAGACGGCGCTGCTGGAGGCCGAGCTCCGGCTGGCCGGGGAGCGCGGGGTACCGGTGGCGGCGCTCACCGCCGACCTTGCGACCGAGAACGACGCCGTCCGCCTGGCGCGGTCCGGGGCCCTGGTCAAGCAGGTGCTCACCGACGGGCTGTGCCACCTGGAGGCGGTGATGCTGCGCGGGCACCTGGCCGGGTGGCTGCCGCCGGAGACCCGGCTGCTGTTCGTGGAGAACGTCGGCAACCTGGTCTGCCCGGCCTCCTACGACCTGGGCGAGTCGCTGCGGGTGGTGCTGGCCTCGGTCACCGAGGGCGAGGACAAGCCGCTGAAGTACCCCACGGCCTTCGGGCTGGCGCAGCTGGTGGTGGTCACCAAGACCGACATCGCGGCGGCGGTGGACTTCGACGAGAAGGCGTTCCTGGGCAACGTGGCCCGGGTGAACCCCGGGGTGGAGGTGGTGTTCACCTCGGCGAAGACCGGGCAGGGAGTGGGCACCCTGCTGGACCGGGCGACGGCGCTGCTGGAGGGCGCCGAGGCGCACCGGCCGGTGATGGCGGCGGCACCGGTCAGCGGGCACGGCCACAGCCATGACCACGGGCACGACCACGGTCCGGGGCACGCCCACGACCATGACCACGGGCACCCGCACCCGCACCCGCACCCGCACGCACACCTGGACGCGCCGGCGGCGGACGCGTGGTGA
- the hypF gene encoding carbamoyltransferase HypF: MTTGRLTPPHHPQRRRVAVRGVVQGVGFRPFVYTLAAELGLAGHVTNTGEGVLAEVEGPVEAVEAFCRRVASDAPPLAEVASVAHEPIEVTGAGGFTIVPSQAGGPSRTLIPPDTATCADCLAELADPADRRHRHPFITCTNCGPRFTIVTGLPYDRAATTMAGFPMCPDCAREYADPTDRRFHAQPVACHACGPRLTLTVPGRPGAAGEQALAGARRMLAEGAVLAVKGVGGYHLACDAAAPATVALLRHRKRRGDKPFALMARDLDTVRELVEVGAEERELLEGPVRPIVLLRRRPGRSPWADAVAGSVAPGGPDLGVMLPYTPLHTLLLGLPGDPPGPGLLVMTSANLSGEPIVTDDGEALTRLAPLVDGWLTHDRPIHVPCDDSVARAVDGEVLLLRRSRGYAPRPVELPCPVRPVLAVGGDLKNAFALARGRRAWLSGHIGDMDDLATLRAFERAVDQLGAVTGVEPQLLAADRHPGYRSGQTARRMAGDRPLVRVQHHHAHVAAAMAEHGLDAGQRVIGVAFDGTGYGEDGAIWGGELLVAGYDGFERFAHLRYVPLPGGDAAVTRPYRTALAHLRAAALPWEARLPCVDACPVEERRVLGRQLERGLNCVPTSSMGRLFDAVSSLLGVCHRVGYEAQAAIELEALAAGESFEGGGPGGYAFGITDRGAGQPLLADPAPVLAAIVADLRAGAPAGLVAARFHAAVAELVRRLCGLARERYGPLPAALTGGVFANAVLASACARLLRADDFTVLRHRRVPPNDGGLALGQLMVAARTTTGEET; this comes from the coding sequence GTGACCACCGGTCGGCTGACCCCGCCGCACCATCCGCAGCGGCGGCGGGTGGCCGTGCGGGGCGTGGTGCAGGGGGTCGGGTTCCGCCCGTTCGTCTACACGCTGGCGGCCGAACTCGGGCTGGCCGGGCACGTCACCAACACCGGCGAGGGTGTGCTGGCCGAGGTGGAGGGCCCGGTGGAGGCCGTGGAGGCCTTCTGCCGCCGGGTCGCCAGCGACGCTCCGCCACTGGCCGAGGTGGCCTCGGTGGCGCACGAGCCGATCGAGGTCACCGGAGCGGGCGGGTTCACCATCGTGCCCTCGCAGGCCGGGGGCCCGAGCCGCACCCTGATCCCGCCGGACACCGCCACCTGTGCCGACTGCCTCGCCGAGCTGGCCGACCCGGCCGACCGCCGGCACCGCCACCCGTTCATCACCTGCACCAACTGCGGGCCGCGGTTCACCATCGTCACCGGGCTGCCGTACGACCGGGCCGCGACCACCATGGCCGGCTTCCCGATGTGCCCGGACTGCGCCCGCGAGTACGCCGATCCGACCGACCGGCGGTTCCACGCCCAGCCCGTGGCCTGCCACGCCTGCGGGCCGCGGCTCACCCTGACCGTTCCGGGGCGGCCCGGGGCCGCGGGTGAGCAGGCGCTGGCCGGGGCGCGGCGGATGCTCGCCGAGGGCGCGGTCCTGGCGGTCAAGGGCGTCGGCGGCTACCACCTGGCCTGTGACGCCGCCGCGCCCGCGACGGTGGCGCTGCTGCGGCACCGCAAGCGGCGCGGCGACAAGCCGTTCGCGCTGATGGCCCGTGACCTGGACACCGTCCGGGAGCTGGTGGAGGTCGGCGCCGAGGAGCGGGAGCTGCTCGAAGGGCCGGTCCGTCCGATCGTGCTGCTGCGCCGCCGTCCGGGCCGCTCACCGTGGGCCGACGCGGTGGCCGGGTCCGTCGCGCCCGGCGGCCCGGACCTCGGCGTGATGCTGCCGTACACCCCGCTGCACACCCTGCTGCTGGGACTGCCGGGCGACCCGCCCGGGCCGGGGCTGCTGGTGATGACCAGCGCCAACCTCTCCGGCGAGCCGATCGTCACCGACGACGGCGAGGCGCTCACCCGGCTGGCGCCGCTGGTCGACGGATGGCTCACCCACGACCGGCCGATCCACGTGCCCTGCGACGACTCGGTGGCGCGGGCGGTGGACGGCGAGGTGCTGCTGCTGCGGCGCTCCCGCGGGTACGCGCCGCGGCCGGTCGAACTGCCCTGCCCGGTCCGGCCGGTGCTGGCCGTGGGCGGCGACCTGAAGAACGCGTTCGCGCTGGCCCGCGGCCGCCGGGCGTGGCTGTCCGGCCACATCGGCGACATGGACGACCTGGCGACTCTGCGCGCCTTCGAGCGGGCGGTGGACCAGCTCGGGGCGGTCACCGGCGTCGAGCCGCAGCTGCTGGCCGCCGACCGGCACCCCGGCTACCGGTCCGGCCAGACCGCCCGGCGGATGGCCGGCGACCGGCCGCTGGTCCGGGTCCAGCACCACCACGCGCACGTCGCCGCCGCGATGGCCGAGCACGGCCTGGACGCCGGGCAGCGCGTCATCGGGGTGGCGTTCGACGGCACCGGGTACGGCGAGGACGGCGCGATCTGGGGCGGCGAGCTGCTGGTGGCCGGCTACGACGGCTTCGAGCGGTTCGCGCACCTGCGGTACGTGCCGCTGCCCGGCGGGGACGCCGCGGTGACCCGGCCGTACCGGACCGCACTGGCCCACCTGCGGGCCGCCGCCCTGCCCTGGGAGGCCCGACTGCCCTGCGTGGACGCCTGCCCGGTGGAGGAGCGGCGGGTGCTCGGACGGCAGCTGGAGCGCGGCCTGAACTGCGTGCCGACCTCCAGCATGGGCCGCCTGTTCGACGCCGTCTCCTCGCTCCTCGGGGTCTGCCACCGGGTCGGCTACGAGGCGCAGGCGGCGATCGAGCTGGAGGCGCTGGCGGCGGGTGAGTCGTTCGAGGGCGGCGGCCCCGGCGGGTACGCCTTCGGGATCACCGACCGGGGGGCCGGTCAGCCGCTGCTCGCCGACCCCGCGCCGGTGCTCGCCGCGATCGTCGCCGACCTGCGGGCGGGCGCCCCCGCCGGGCTGGTCGCGGCACGGTTCCACGCCGCCGTGGCGGAGCTGGTGCGCCGGCTGTGCGGGCTGGCCCGCGAGCGGTACGGGCCGCTGCCGGCCGCGCTCACCGGGGGCGTGTTCGCCAACGCCGTCCTCGCCTCGGCCTGCGCCCGCCTGCTGCGGGCCGACGACTTCACCGTGCTTCGGCACCGCCGGGTCCCGCCGAACGACGGCGGCCTGGCACTCGGCCAGTTGATGGTGGCCGCTCGGACCACCACCGGAGAGGAGACATGA
- a CDS encoding HypC/HybG/HupF family hydrogenase formation chaperone: protein MCLAVPGRVMEIEERNGTRMAVVDFGGVVKDVCLEYLPDLRVGEYAIVHVGFALQRLDEESARRTLALFEELGLLQEEFGDPWEAAAGSGGEGGSGFGAGSRDGEAIVAEEGGR from the coding sequence ATGTGCCTGGCGGTGCCCGGCAGGGTGATGGAGATCGAGGAACGGAACGGCACCCGGATGGCCGTCGTGGACTTCGGCGGGGTGGTGAAGGACGTCTGCCTGGAGTACCTGCCGGACCTGAGGGTCGGTGAGTACGCCATCGTGCACGTGGGGTTCGCGCTGCAGCGGCTGGACGAGGAGTCGGCCCGCAGGACGCTGGCGCTGTTCGAGGAACTCGGGCTGCTGCAGGAGGAGTTCGGGGACCCGTGGGAGGCGGCGGCCGGGTCGGGTGGCGAGGGCGGTTCCGGCTTCGGTGCCGGCTCCCGGGACGGCGAGGCAATCGTGGCGGAGGAGGGCGGACGGTGA
- the hypD gene encoding hydrogenase formation protein HypD, with amino-acid sequence MKYLEEFQNPELARGLLEDIRAQVTRPWALMEVCGGQTHTIIRHGIDQLLPEGLELIHGPGCPVCVTPLEMIDRALEIASRPGVVFCSFGDMLRVPGSDRDLFRVRGEGGDVRVVYSPLDALRIARENPDKEVVFFGIGFETTAPPNAMAVYQAQKQRVRNFSMLVSHVRVPPAIEAIMESPDCRVQAFLAAGHVCSVMGTEEYPVLADRYRVPIVVTGFEPLDILEGIRRTVRQLERGEHRVENAYPRAVRPEGNPAARDMLEDVFEVTDRAWRGIGVIPRSGWRLSERYRDHDAEYRFDVRGITTREPAQCRSGEVLQGLIKPNQCEAFGTTCTPRTPLGATMVSSEGACAAYYLYRRLGTPAVPLEASPVA; translated from the coding sequence GTGAAGTACCTGGAGGAGTTCCAGAATCCGGAGCTGGCCCGTGGGCTGCTCGAGGACATCCGGGCGCAGGTCACCCGCCCGTGGGCGCTGATGGAGGTCTGCGGCGGCCAGACGCACACCATCATCCGCCATGGGATCGACCAACTGCTGCCCGAGGGACTGGAGTTGATCCACGGTCCGGGCTGTCCGGTGTGTGTCACCCCGCTGGAGATGATCGACCGGGCGCTGGAGATCGCCTCCCGTCCCGGGGTGGTGTTCTGCTCGTTCGGCGACATGCTGCGGGTGCCGGGCAGCGACCGCGACCTGTTCCGGGTGCGCGGCGAGGGCGGCGACGTCCGGGTGGTGTACTCGCCGCTGGACGCGCTGCGGATCGCCCGGGAGAACCCGGACAAGGAGGTGGTGTTCTTCGGCATCGGCTTCGAGACCACCGCGCCGCCCAACGCGATGGCGGTGTACCAGGCGCAGAAGCAGCGGGTCCGGAACTTCAGCATGCTGGTCTCGCACGTCCGGGTGCCCCCGGCCATCGAGGCGATCATGGAGTCCCCCGACTGCCGGGTGCAGGCCTTCCTCGCCGCCGGCCACGTCTGCAGCGTGATGGGCACCGAGGAGTACCCGGTGCTGGCCGACCGGTACCGGGTGCCGATCGTCGTCACCGGCTTCGAACCGCTGGACATCCTGGAGGGCATCCGCCGCACGGTCCGCCAGCTGGAGCGCGGCGAGCACCGGGTGGAGAACGCCTACCCGCGGGCCGTCCGGCCGGAGGGCAACCCGGCGGCCCGGGACATGCTGGAGGACGTCTTCGAGGTCACCGACCGCGCCTGGCGGGGCATCGGGGTGATCCCGCGCAGCGGCTGGCGGCTCTCCGAGCGCTACCGCGACCACGACGCCGAGTACCGCTTCGACGTCCGCGGGATCACCACCCGCGAGCCCGCCCAGTGCCGCAGCGGGGAGGTGCTCCAGGGCCTGATCAAGCCGAACCAGTGCGAGGCCTTCGGCACCACCTGCACCCCGCGCACCCCGCTCGGGGCCACCATGGTCTCCAGCGAGGGCGCCTGTGCCGCGTACTACCTCTACCGGCGGCTCGGCACGCCGGCCGTACCGCTGGAGGCGAGCCCCGTTGCCTGA
- the hypE gene encoding hydrogenase expression/formation protein HypE, with protein MGHGGGGAMSAELVENVFAPAFGGLVLAALGDSATLPVGGERIAFSTDSFVVRPLFFPGGSIGDLAVNGTVNDLAMSGARPLWLSCGFILEEGVEMSVVGRVAQALGAAARTAGVEVVTGDTKVVEAGRGDGIYLNTAGIGIVPDGVDIRPQRARPGDVVIVSGEIGLHGVAIMSVREGLEFGAAVESDCAALNGLVEAMLAVAPDLHVLRDPTRGGLAAALNEIAAAAGVGVVVQERRVPVPDQVANACAILGLDPMYVANEGKLVAFVPRERADAVLAAMRAHPLGAAAAVIGECVGEHPGMVVARTPLGGTRVIDLPLGEQLPRIC; from the coding sequence ATGGGCCACGGCGGCGGCGGGGCGATGTCCGCCGAGCTGGTGGAGAACGTCTTCGCGCCGGCCTTCGGCGGCCTGGTGCTGGCGGCGCTCGGCGACTCGGCGACCCTGCCGGTGGGCGGCGAGCGGATCGCCTTCTCCACCGACTCGTTCGTGGTGCGTCCGCTGTTCTTCCCGGGCGGCAGCATCGGCGACCTGGCGGTCAACGGCACCGTCAACGACCTGGCGATGAGCGGCGCCAGGCCGCTCTGGCTCTCCTGCGGGTTCATCCTGGAGGAGGGCGTGGAGATGTCCGTGGTCGGCCGGGTCGCGCAGGCGCTCGGCGCGGCGGCCCGGACGGCCGGGGTCGAGGTGGTCACCGGTGACACCAAGGTGGTCGAGGCCGGCCGCGGCGACGGGATCTACCTCAACACCGCCGGCATCGGGATCGTCCCGGACGGGGTGGACATCCGCCCGCAGCGGGCCAGGCCGGGCGACGTGGTGATCGTCAGCGGCGAGATCGGACTGCACGGCGTGGCCATCATGAGCGTCCGGGAGGGCCTGGAGTTCGGGGCCGCGGTGGAGAGCGACTGCGCGGCCCTGAACGGGCTGGTGGAGGCCATGCTCGCGGTCGCCCCCGATCTGCACGTGCTGCGCGACCCCACCCGGGGCGGGCTGGCGGCCGCGCTCAACGAGATCGCCGCGGCGGCCGGCGTCGGCGTGGTGGTCCAGGAGCGGCGGGTGCCGGTGCCGGACCAGGTCGCCAACGCCTGCGCGATCCTCGGGCTGGACCCGATGTACGTGGCCAACGAGGGCAAGCTGGTCGCCTTCGTGCCGCGTGAGCGGGCCGACGCGGTCCTCGCGGCGATGCGGGCCCACCCGCTGGGGGCGGCGGCCGCCGTCATCGGCGAGTGCGTCGGCGAGCACCCGGGGATGGTGGTGGCCCGGACGCCGCTGGGCGGCACCCGGGTGATCGACCTGCCGCTGGGCGAGCAGCTGCCGCGGATCTGCTGA
- a CDS encoding diacylglycerol/lipid kinase family protein, with product MFGPKEQAGRARLLARVALGCGVVAVLLLAAMISLRGIGLVLVGLVGLGVAAAGVWWALAYRGGVRVLGSALVVVALGLVLALFIQSGLWAPVSGALLLWGCAMAASDRAMRLTRPVHEMLARTAEPAKRAVLLMNPRSGGGKVGKFDLVAKAERLGAQVILLDASTHQDVAALARQAVADGADLLGVAGGDGTQALVAEVAAEHDLPFLVISAGTRNHFAMDLGLDRVDPSRCLDALVHGVDLRVDLGTVAGRSFVNTVSFGAYAEIVQSPAYRDAKAGTALEALPELLAGQAGARINAVADGIKLNQPQALLVSNNPYDTRDRLGGGRRPRLDTGRLGVLGLRVEGAVQAAALALGGQSVGVTALTAREVLVASPEPQIPVAVDGESLVLPVPVICTLRPGALRVRVPRDRPGTPPTGLVRNWRLLGALALNR from the coding sequence ATGTTCGGGCCCAAGGAGCAGGCGGGCCGGGCCCGGCTGCTCGCGAGAGTGGCGCTCGGCTGCGGAGTCGTCGCGGTGCTGTTGCTCGCGGCGATGATCAGCCTGCGCGGGATCGGACTGGTGCTGGTCGGCCTGGTGGGTCTGGGCGTGGCCGCCGCCGGCGTGTGGTGGGCGCTCGCCTACCGCGGCGGGGTCCGGGTCCTGGGGTCGGCACTGGTCGTGGTGGCGCTCGGCCTGGTACTGGCGCTCTTCATCCAGAGCGGCCTCTGGGCGCCCGTCTCCGGCGCACTGCTGCTCTGGGGCTGCGCGATGGCCGCCTCGGACCGGGCGATGCGGCTGACCCGGCCCGTCCACGAGATGCTCGCCCGGACCGCCGAACCGGCCAAGCGGGCCGTGCTGCTGATGAACCCGCGCTCGGGCGGCGGCAAGGTCGGCAAGTTCGACCTGGTGGCCAAGGCCGAGCGGCTGGGCGCGCAGGTCATCCTGCTGGACGCCTCCACCCACCAGGACGTCGCCGCCCTCGCCCGGCAGGCCGTGGCCGACGGCGCCGACCTGCTGGGCGTCGCCGGCGGCGACGGCACCCAGGCGCTGGTGGCCGAGGTCGCCGCCGAGCACGACCTGCCGTTCCTGGTGATCTCCGCCGGCACCCGCAACCACTTCGCGATGGACCTCGGCCTGGACCGGGTCGACCCGTCCCGCTGCCTGGACGCCCTGGTGCACGGCGTCGACCTGCGGGTCGACCTCGGCACGGTGGCCGGCCGCTCCTTCGTCAACACGGTGTCCTTCGGGGCGTACGCCGAGATCGTGCAGTCCCCCGCCTACCGGGACGCCAAGGCCGGCACCGCCCTGGAGGCCCTGCCCGAGCTGCTGGCCGGTCAGGCCGGCGCCCGGATCAACGCGGTCGCCGACGGCATCAAGCTCAACCAGCCGCAGGCGCTGCTGGTCAGCAACAACCCGTACGACACCCGGGACCGGCTCGGCGGCGGGCGACGGCCCCGGCTGGACACCGGCCGGCTCGGGGTGCTCGGTCTGCGGGTCGAGGGGGCGGTGCAGGCGGCGGCGCTGGCGCTGGGCGGGCAGTCGGTGGGCGTCACCGCGCTGACCGCGCGGGAGGTGCTGGTGGCCTCGCCCGAGCCGCAGATCCCGGTGGCGGTGGACGGCGAGTCGCTGGTGCTGCCGGTGCCGGTGATCTGCACGCTGCGGCCCGGCGCGCTGCGGGTCCGGGTGCCGCGGGACCGGCCGGGGACGCCGCCGACCGGGCTGGTGCGGAACTGGCGGCTGCTCGGGGCGCTGGCGCTCAACCGGTAG
- a CDS encoding SigE family RNA polymerase sigma factor, producing MIVDRASTEFHEFFERHHAELARLAHLLTGEADAADDLAADAMVALWHRWDRVRRADHPLAYARGVVANLARGRIRGAVRERRRVLLFWSHRSERADGPDVAAVLDVRDALARLPFRKRACVVLRHALDLSERETAQALGVSVGTVKSQTSKGMAELQRLLGARAADELVGRRS from the coding sequence ATGATCGTCGACCGGGCGTCCACGGAGTTCCACGAGTTCTTCGAACGCCACCACGCCGAACTGGCGCGCCTCGCCCATCTGCTGACGGGCGAGGCCGACGCCGCCGACGACCTCGCGGCGGACGCCATGGTGGCGCTCTGGCACCGCTGGGACCGGGTCCGGCGCGCCGACCACCCGCTCGCCTACGCCCGCGGCGTGGTCGCCAACCTGGCCCGCGGCCGGATCCGCGGCGCGGTCCGCGAGCGCCGCCGGGTCCTGCTGTTCTGGTCGCACCGCTCCGAGCGCGCCGACGGCCCCGACGTGGCCGCCGTCCTGGACGTCCGGGACGCCCTGGCGCGGCTGCCGTTCCGCAAGCGGGCCTGCGTGGTGCTGCGGCATGCACTGGACCTCTCCGAGCGGGAGACCGCGCAGGCGCTGGGCGTCTCGGTCGGTACGGTGAAGAGCCAGACCTCCAAGGGGATGGCGGAACTGCAACGGCTGCTCGGCGCGCGGGCCGCCGACGAGCTGGTCGGGAGGAGGAGCTGA
- a CDS encoding CBM20 domain-containing protein — protein sequence MTFEVAADTAYGETVLVSGSTAELGAWDPERAVPLSTSPGSYPRWSAEVALPPGGQIQYKYLRRSPSGAIVWESVPDRSAYLSPTGAITLDDRWNVAGGQPVVTVFNAAVDTRWGQEVYVTGDLAELGGWDPAKAVRLTTGAFVYPEWTGFASLPPNTAVRYKYLTKSADGVVTWEDGPDRTATTPPTGTFTVRDAWR from the coding sequence GTGACGTTCGAGGTCGCTGCGGACACCGCGTACGGGGAGACGGTGCTGGTGTCCGGCAGCACGGCGGAGCTGGGTGCCTGGGATCCGGAGCGGGCGGTGCCGCTGAGCACCTCGCCGGGAAGCTACCCGCGGTGGTCGGCGGAGGTGGCGCTGCCGCCCGGCGGGCAGATCCAGTACAAGTACCTGCGGCGGAGCCCCTCGGGCGCGATCGTGTGGGAATCGGTGCCGGACCGCTCGGCGTACCTCTCCCCCACCGGCGCGATCACGCTGGACGACCGCTGGAACGTGGCGGGCGGGCAGCCCGTCGTCACCGTCTTCAACGCCGCCGTCGACACCCGCTGGGGCCAGGAGGTGTACGTCACCGGGGATCTGGCGGAACTCGGGGGCTGGGACCCGGCGAAGGCCGTACGGCTGACCACCGGTGCGTTCGTCTACCCGGAGTGGACGGGGTTCGCGTCGCTGCCGCCGAACACGGCGGTCCGGTACAAGTACCTGACGAAGTCGGCGGACGGGGTGGTGACGTGGGAGGACGGACCTGATCGGACGGCGACCACGCCGCCGACGGGGACGTTCACGGTGCGGGACGCTTGGCGCTGA